A single window of Flavobacteriales bacterium DNA harbors:
- the kdpA gene encoding potassium-transporting ATPase subunit KdpA produces MNTELFGILAMFFGSLVLAIPLGRYIARVYGGERSLLDPVMGPIERFFFRLSGIDSKREMNWKEHLRALLTINMIWFLWTMFVLMNQSWLPWNPDGNPSMSADLAFNTAISFVVNCNLQHYSGETGATYFSQIFGMMFLQFVSAATGMAAAAMVFNALRERTSEKLGNFYDYFLKSLTRVLLPLSIIVAVLLMFSGTPQTALGKDSIVTLQGDSVDVSRGPVAGFVAIKHLGTNGGGYYGTNSAHPLENPSYFSNMVEMVSQLIIPFGMVFALGFYLKRRKFAWMVFGVMTAGFLALAIPNIVMEMNGSPAIDALGISQSSGAMEGKEMRLGAAASGFWSIVTTVISTGSVNSMHDSSMPLSGMNELLAMMTNAFYGGVGVGILNVFVFIILAVFISGLMVGRTPEFMGKKIEAREMKIALIVALLHPLMILAGTALAAYGITHDPSYAWLNNPGAHGFSEMLYEYTSAAANNGSGFEGLGDNTPWWNISTGIVLILSRFLPIIGPLAIAGLLAEKRFIPESAGTLKTDTGTFGMMVFGVIAIVAALSFFPALALGPIAEYFSF; encoded by the coding sequence CTGAACACTGAACTCTTCGGCATACTGGCCATGTTCTTCGGCTCACTGGTGCTGGCCATTCCATTGGGCCGGTACATCGCCCGTGTGTATGGCGGTGAACGCTCGTTGTTGGACCCTGTGATGGGTCCGATCGAACGTTTCTTCTTCCGCCTTTCCGGTATCGACTCTAAGCGCGAGATGAATTGGAAAGAGCACTTGAGAGCGCTGCTTACGATCAATATGATCTGGTTCCTCTGGACGATGTTCGTGCTGATGAACCAGAGTTGGTTGCCTTGGAATCCGGACGGAAATCCTAGCATGAGCGCCGACCTCGCGTTCAACACGGCCATCAGTTTCGTAGTGAATTGCAACCTGCAACATTACAGTGGTGAAACCGGAGCAACCTACTTCAGCCAGATCTTCGGGATGATGTTCCTGCAGTTCGTTAGCGCTGCCACGGGCATGGCTGCAGCCGCGATGGTCTTCAACGCACTGAGGGAGCGTACAAGCGAAAAGCTTGGCAACTTCTATGATTATTTCTTGAAAAGCCTTACCCGCGTGCTGCTACCATTGTCGATCATCGTGGCAGTACTGCTGATGTTCAGCGGAACACCACAGACCGCTTTGGGGAAAGACAGCATTGTCACTTTGCAAGGAGATAGCGTGGATGTTTCCCGTGGTCCGGTCGCGGGCTTCGTGGCCATCAAGCACTTGGGAACGAACGGCGGCGGTTACTACGGAACCAACAGTGCTCACCCGCTTGAGAATCCCTCCTACTTCTCCAACATGGTGGAGATGGTGAGCCAGCTGATCATTCCCTTCGGGATGGTCTTCGCGCTGGGCTTCTATTTGAAGCGGAGAAAGTTCGCTTGGATGGTGTTCGGCGTGATGACCGCCGGCTTCCTCGCTCTGGCCATTCCGAACATCGTGATGGAGATGAACGGAAGCCCGGCGATCGATGCACTGGGAATAAGCCAGAGCAGCGGTGCCATGGAGGGAAAGGAAATGCGCCTGGGCGCTGCAGCCTCTGGATTCTGGAGCATTGTGACCACCGTGATCAGCACGGGATCGGTGAACTCCATGCACGACAGCTCCATGCCCCTGAGCGGCATGAACGAACTGCTCGCCATGATGACCAATGCATTCTACGGCGGCGTGGGCGTGGGCATACTCAATGTATTCGTGTTCATCATCCTCGCGGTGTTCATCAGCGGGTTGATGGTGGGCCGCACGCCCGAGTTCATGGGCAAGAAGATCGAAGCACGCGAGATGAAGATCGCACTGATCGTCGCCCTCCTGCATCCGCTGATGATCCTCGCCGGCACTGCACTGGCCGCATACGGCATCACGCATGACCCCTCCTATGCGTGGCTGAACAATCCCGGGGCGCATGGCTTCAGCGAAATGCTCTACGAATACACCAGCGCCGCGGCCAACAACGGCAGTGGCTTCGAGGGCCTCGGTGACAATACACCGTGGTGGAACATCAGCACGGGCATCGTCCTGATCCTCTCCCGCTTCCTGCCGATCATCGGGCCGTTGGCCATCGCCGGGCTGCTTGCCGAGAAGAGGTTCATTCCCGAAAGCGCAGGCACCTTGAAGACGGACACAGGCACCTTCGGCATGATGGTCTTCGGCGTGATCGCCATCGTGGCCGCGCTCTCATTCTTCCCAGCACTTGCCCTGGGCCCCATCGCCGAATACTTCAGCTTCTGA
- the kdpB gene encoding potassium-transporting ATPase subunit KdpB, with protein sequence MKNQQPTSLFQRDLVMEAIKQSFVKLDPRIMVRNPVMFTVEVGTAVMLVVSLWLLFSGDASQGSLGNNITIFLLLLLTLLFANFAEGIAEARGKAQADSLRKTREDTPAKLKLADGSVKMIRSNELRKGDLFYCEAGDLIPNDGEIIEGLASIDESAITGESAPVIREGGGDRSSVTGGTRVLSDHITVQVTGEPGSSFLDRMIALVEGASRQKTPNEIALTILLAGFTLIFIIVCVTLQPFAGYANATVSIAALISLFVCLIPTTIGGLLSAIGIAGMDRALRANVISKSGKAVETAGDIDVLLLDKTGTITIGNRKATAFFPAPGVDRSAFIRSCALSSIADDTAEGKSILELAGADVTKGLSLQGAALIPFTAQTRTSGVDLPNGQRIRKGAQDALRKLTLQAGLAVPAEVEAEVKRIAENGGTPLVVAENDRITGCIELQDIIKPGIRERFERLRKMGVKTVMVTGDNPLTAKYIAEKAGVDDFIAEATPEDKMAYIKKEQQSGRLVAMMGDGTNDAPALAQADVGVAMNSGTQAAKEAGNMVDLDNDPTKLIEVVEIGKQLLMTRGTLTTFSIANDVAKYFAIVPALFMASIPALGALNIMRLHSPESAILSAVIFNALIIPALIPLALRGVAYKPIGASALLRRNLLIYGLGGLIVPFIGIKVIDLAVSFFI encoded by the coding sequence ATGAAAAACCAACAACCCACCTCCCTCTTCCAGCGCGACCTGGTCATGGAGGCCATAAAACAGTCGTTCGTGAAACTGGACCCTCGGATCATGGTGCGCAACCCGGTGATGTTCACTGTGGAAGTGGGCACTGCGGTCATGCTCGTGGTCTCCCTCTGGTTGCTGTTCAGCGGCGATGCCTCACAAGGCTCGCTGGGCAACAACATCACCATCTTCCTGCTGCTGCTGCTCACGCTACTCTTCGCCAATTTCGCGGAAGGCATCGCTGAGGCACGCGGCAAGGCCCAGGCCGATTCGCTCCGCAAAACGCGGGAGGACACACCGGCCAAGTTGAAGCTCGCCGATGGTAGCGTGAAGATGATCCGCAGCAACGAACTGCGCAAAGGCGACCTCTTCTACTGCGAAGCCGGTGACCTGATCCCCAACGACGGCGAGATCATCGAAGGACTCGCGAGCATTGATGAAAGCGCGATCACCGGAGAGAGTGCGCCGGTGATCCGTGAAGGCGGCGGCGACCGCAGCAGTGTGACCGGTGGCACACGGGTGCTCAGCGATCACATCACCGTGCAAGTGACCGGCGAACCCGGCAGCAGTTTCCTGGACCGCATGATCGCTTTGGTGGAAGGCGCGAGCCGCCAGAAGACACCGAACGAGATCGCTCTGACGATCCTGCTCGCCGGCTTTACGCTCATCTTCATCATCGTGTGCGTCACGTTGCAACCCTTCGCAGGCTATGCGAACGCAACGGTCAGCATCGCAGCGTTGATCTCCTTGTTCGTTTGCTTGATCCCCACCACGATCGGTGGCCTGCTCAGCGCCATCGGCATCGCGGGCATGGACCGTGCGCTGCGCGCCAATGTGATCAGCAAAAGCGGCAAGGCAGTGGAAACTGCGGGCGACATCGATGTGCTCTTGCTGGACAAGACCGGCACCATCACCATCGGCAACCGGAAGGCAACGGCCTTCTTCCCGGCCCCGGGCGTGGATCGTTCAGCTTTCATCCGTTCATGCGCGCTCAGTTCGATCGCAGATGATACAGCAGAAGGCAAGAGCATTTTGGAACTCGCTGGTGCGGATGTTACCAAAGGTCTTTCGCTGCAAGGTGCTGCATTGATCCCATTCACCGCCCAGACCCGCACCAGCGGTGTGGACCTGCCGAACGGACAGCGCATCCGCAAAGGTGCACAGGACGCACTGCGTAAGTTGACCTTGCAAGCCGGGCTCGCCGTTCCTGCGGAAGTTGAAGCAGAAGTGAAGCGCATCGCCGAGAACGGCGGTACGCCACTCGTGGTTGCCGAGAATGATCGGATCACGGGTTGCATCGAACTCCAGGACATCATTAAGCCCGGCATACGCGAGCGTTTCGAACGACTGCGGAAAATGGGTGTGAAGACGGTGATGGTGACCGGCGACAATCCGCTGACCGCAAAGTACATCGCCGAGAAAGCTGGTGTGGACGACTTCATTGCAGAAGCTACGCCCGAGGACAAGATGGCCTATATCAAGAAGGAACAACAGAGCGGACGTTTGGTCGCGATGATGGGCGACGGAACGAACGATGCGCCCGCACTAGCACAAGCAGATGTAGGAGTGGCCATGAACAGCGGAACACAGGCCGCCAAGGAAGCCGGTAACATGGTGGATCTGGACAACGACCCAACAAAACTCATCGAGGTGGTGGAGATCGGCAAGCAGTTGCTAATGACCCGTGGTACACTAACTACCTTCAGTATAGCGAACGATGTGGCCAAGTATTTCGCCATCGTCCCCGCACTATTCATGGCCAGCATACCTGCTTTGGGTGCGCTGAACATCATGCGCCTGCACAGCCCGGAAAGCGCGATCCTAAGCGCAGTGATCTTCAATGCGCTGATCATTCCTGCGCTGATCCCATTAGCACTACGCGGAGTAGCCTACAAACCGATCGGGGCATCTGCTCTACTGCGTAGAAATCTCTTGATCTACGGACTCGGTGGACTTATCGTGCCCTTCATCGGCATCAAGGTCATCGACCTCGCAGTGTCATTCTTCATCTGA
- a CDS encoding K(+)-transporting ATPase subunit C: protein MKQNLLPAVKLTLICLVFFSGVYTFALIGIAKLTPNGGNAETVEHDGHVYYTNLAQSFTQDNYFWSRPSTVGYNAAGSGASNKGATNPEYLATVQARIDTFIVHNPGVAKSDIPSELVTVSGSGLDPHVSVQGAQVQAQRVANARGMETGVVLKLIDEHTDAPLLGLFGPTTVNVLQLNLALDAASK, encoded by the coding sequence ATGAAACAGAACCTCCTTCCCGCAGTGAAGCTTACGCTGATCTGCCTTGTCTTCTTCAGTGGCGTGTATACCTTTGCGTTGATCGGGATCGCGAAACTGACGCCCAACGGTGGCAATGCTGAAACCGTTGAGCACGACGGCCACGTGTACTACACCAACCTCGCACAGTCCTTCACGCAGGACAATTACTTCTGGAGCCGCCCGAGCACAGTGGGCTACAACGCGGCCGGTTCCGGTGCCAGCAATAAGGGAGCGACGAACCCGGAATACCTCGCCACCGTGCAAGCGAGGATCGATACGTTCATCGTACACAACCCCGGTGTTGCCAAGAGTGACATCCCAAGTGAACTGGTCACTGTCAGCGGCAGCGGACTCGATCCACACGTGAGCGTGCAAGGCGCTCAGGTGCAGGCACAGCGCGTCGCTAATGCGCGTGGAATGGAAACTGGCGTTGTACTGAAACTCATCGATGAGCATACCGACGCGCCTTTGCTCGGTCTCTTTGGCCCAACCACCGTGAACGTACTTCAACTGAACCTGGCGCTGGACGCCGCCTCCAAATGA
- a CDS encoding porin translates to MKQLLLLPTLGLVVTANAQQLDSAITISAYAEAYYSYDMAQPDNHLRPGFFYSFNRHNEVNLNMGMIKMAYAKNNVRGNFALMAGTYAQYNMAAEPELLRSVFEANAGVKLSSKKNLWLDAGVLPSHIGFESAIGKDCWNLTRSILADNTPYYEAGARVSYTSDNGKWYASGLLLNGWQRIARVDGNNTPAFGTQLTYKPNGNTTLNWSTFVGNDKPDTVSQPRIFNNLYAQLQITERFGVIVGCDIGMEQAVSGDSSSTWITPILIPRYKLGEKSYLAARVEYYQDEKGVIIATGTPNGFTTLGYSLNFDHWVSPNVLWRIEARSLNSEDKIFVDADGTATTNNTFFTSSISFSIP, encoded by the coding sequence ATGAAACAACTCCTCCTCCTCCCTACCCTTGGTCTTGTCGTCACGGCGAACGCACAACAACTCGACAGTGCCATCACCATCAGTGCCTATGCCGAAGCGTATTACAGTTACGACATGGCACAGCCGGACAACCACCTGCGGCCCGGGTTCTTCTACAGTTTCAACCGCCACAACGAGGTGAACCTGAACATGGGCATGATCAAAATGGCCTACGCGAAGAACAACGTTCGCGGCAACTTCGCCCTGATGGCGGGTACCTATGCGCAATACAACATGGCCGCTGAGCCGGAACTACTGCGCAGCGTATTCGAGGCCAATGCCGGAGTGAAGCTGAGCAGCAAGAAGAACCTTTGGCTCGACGCGGGTGTCCTTCCCAGCCACATCGGCTTCGAGAGCGCCATCGGCAAGGATTGCTGGAACCTGACACGAAGCATACTGGCGGACAACACGCCCTACTACGAGGCTGGCGCACGCGTGAGCTACACGAGCGACAACGGGAAGTGGTATGCCAGCGGCCTATTGCTGAACGGCTGGCAACGCATCGCTCGTGTTGACGGCAACAATACGCCCGCCTTCGGCACACAACTCACCTACAAGCCGAACGGCAACACCACGCTCAATTGGAGCACCTTCGTGGGTAACGACAAGCCGGATACCGTGAGCCAACCCCGCATCTTCAACAACCTATACGCACAGCTGCAGATCACCGAACGCTTCGGTGTGATAGTGGGCTGCGACATCGGCATGGAGCAAGCGGTCAGTGGGGATAGCAGCAGCACGTGGATCACCCCGATCCTGATACCCCGATACAAGCTGGGCGAAAAGAGCTACCTGGCCGCCCGCGTGGAGTACTACCAGGACGAGAAAGGCGTGATCATCGCAACAGGTACGCCGAACGGATTCACCACCTTGGGTTACTCGCTCAACTTCGACCATTGGGTAAGCCCGAACGTACTTTGGCGCATCGAGGCCCGCAGCCTGAACAGCGAGGACAAGATCTTCGTGGATGCCGATGGTACCGCCACCACGAACAACACTTTCTTCACCTCCAGCATATCCTTCTCCATACCGTGA
- a CDS encoding sensor protein KdpD codes for MGMSAGVGKTYRMLQEAHNMLAAGINVQIGFVETHGRSETHALLAGLPVIPLRETFYKGKRMKEFDLNATLLLAPEWVIVDELAHTNIPGSKHSKRWQDVMELISAGINVVTAVNIQHIESITEEVKRITGVDVSERVPDTFLRHADDVVNIDLSAEDLITRLREGKIYDPAKVETALNNFFQPDKILQLRELALKEVAGQVVRKVESEVDPPKQVRRERLLACISSNHLTAGRIIRKTARLANYYNGDWFVLYVQTPEESFDRIPLDRQRHLLNHFKLAVELGAEVIQAQSGEASGIAALAKLPLKVLNLQVTSVSDAILTTVRDRNITTVCIGKPHFNIFQIILRSNVFNKLLNALSSNNVDLIILS; via the coding sequence ATGGGCATGAGCGCCGGCGTGGGAAAGACCTACCGCATGCTGCAGGAGGCGCACAACATGCTGGCCGCTGGTATTAATGTGCAGATCGGTTTTGTGGAAACACACGGCCGATCAGAGACACACGCCTTGCTTGCCGGGCTGCCGGTCATACCGCTTCGGGAAACCTTCTACAAAGGGAAGCGCATGAAGGAATTCGACCTGAATGCCACCTTGTTACTTGCACCGGAATGGGTGATCGTGGATGAGCTAGCGCATACCAACATTCCCGGCAGCAAGCACTCCAAGCGCTGGCAGGATGTTATGGAGCTTATTTCCGCAGGGATAAATGTGGTCACGGCAGTCAACATCCAGCATATTGAAAGCATCACCGAAGAAGTGAAGCGGATCACTGGCGTTGATGTTTCGGAACGCGTGCCAGACACTTTTCTTCGCCACGCAGATGATGTAGTGAACATTGATCTTTCCGCAGAAGACCTGATCACCCGCCTCCGAGAAGGAAAGATCTATGATCCGGCGAAAGTGGAGACGGCGCTGAACAACTTCTTCCAGCCCGATAAGATCCTCCAACTGCGCGAACTGGCCTTGAAGGAAGTGGCCGGACAAGTGGTGCGCAAGGTGGAGAGCGAGGTGGACCCGCCCAAGCAAGTGCGCCGCGAGCGGCTGTTGGCATGCATCAGCAGCAATCACCTAACCGCCGGGCGGATCATCCGCAAGACCGCACGCCTCGCCAACTATTACAATGGGGATTGGTTCGTGCTCTACGTGCAGACGCCGGAGGAAAGCTTCGACCGTATACCGTTGGACCGGCAGCGCCACCTGTTGAACCACTTCAAGCTGGCCGTGGAATTGGGCGCTGAAGTGATCCAGGCCCAAAGCGGCGAAGCGTCCGGGATCGCGGCGCTGGCCAAGCTCCCGTTGAAGGTGCTCAACCTACAAGTGACCAGCGTTAGCGACGCGATCCTGACCACTGTGCGGGATAGGAACATAACCACGGTGTGTATCGGCAAGCCGCATTTCAATATCTTTCAGATCATTCTACGTTCGAACGTCTTCAACAAATTGCTCAATGCCTTGTCCAGCAATAATGTGGACTTGATCATCCTCTCTTGA
- a CDS encoding HAMP domain-containing protein has protein sequence MKTKTRLVLWLGIMTMLVLMMAAVSLGTIWNLRMEGRNVLTANYNSIGYAQLMLEAMDAESDTTRRSKLLLELLANQSANNTEPGEKELTEKLRRSTTAYRSSPDDAQTTRTLRMDINKVIDINRSAIVRKAAQAEHRAELSYIWISVTGTLCFLISFSLFISLPERMAEPIRLLTEGIDRVAAGSYRQRVEIEGHGEFGHMAERFNVMAGQLEHWENSNLAMIMTEKSRVEAILNSMVNAAFGVDHEGRIIFANLKAVELLGLGETELVGRNIDELIARNDLLRYVLSDGESRPFKAVVGGKEQFFTSSQAPIRSVNGDLGTVHLLHNITPFQERDEARTHFLATISHELKTPLASTDLGLGLLENSPTLGDEQRAILDDLRKDHQRLVRIVSELLDLTQIETGRIRVALDDHSLSAIVHKAVSALHTAADAKQVRIDVQLLPDDLLVHADAEKSSWALINLLSNAVRHSPPQSTISLTCKIQGNTVLLSVSDQGPGLTDEQHAHLFERFNPHATSGSGLGLSIARDFMRAMNGEISLSATSEKGSVFTIRFECASTG, from the coding sequence ATGAAAACGAAAACCCGCCTTGTGTTGTGGCTCGGCATCATGACGATGCTGGTATTGATGATGGCAGCTGTAAGCCTCGGCACCATCTGGAATCTTAGGATGGAAGGGCGCAACGTATTGACCGCGAACTATAACAGTATTGGATATGCGCAACTCATGCTCGAGGCAATGGATGCCGAAAGCGATACTACCCGTCGTTCCAAATTGCTGTTGGAGCTACTCGCGAACCAATCAGCGAACAATACTGAACCCGGAGAGAAGGAATTGACGGAAAAGTTGCGAAGATCCACCACCGCTTACCGCTCCAGCCCCGACGATGCCCAGACAACGCGTACGTTGCGGATGGACATCAACAAAGTGATCGACATTAACCGTTCCGCCATTGTTCGCAAAGCTGCACAGGCCGAGCACAGGGCTGAATTGTCCTACATCTGGATCAGCGTCACCGGTACATTGTGCTTCCTTATCTCGTTCAGCCTTTTCATCAGCTTGCCTGAACGGATGGCCGAACCCATCCGCCTACTTACCGAAGGCATCGATCGTGTCGCTGCCGGTAGCTATCGCCAACGCGTGGAGATCGAAGGACACGGTGAATTCGGCCATATGGCTGAGCGCTTCAATGTCATGGCAGGCCAACTGGAACACTGGGAGAACAGCAATTTGGCGATGATCATGACGGAGAAGAGCCGCGTTGAAGCGATCCTCAACAGCATGGTGAACGCTGCGTTCGGTGTGGACCACGAAGGCCGTATCATTTTCGCGAACCTTAAGGCAGTGGAACTATTAGGACTGGGGGAAACAGAGTTGGTGGGGCGAAACATCGATGAACTAATTGCGCGGAATGACCTCCTGCGCTATGTACTATCCGATGGGGAAAGCCGCCCGTTCAAGGCCGTTGTCGGTGGTAAGGAGCAATTCTTCACAAGCAGTCAGGCCCCGATAAGAAGTGTGAATGGCGATCTTGGCACCGTCCATCTATTGCATAACATCACCCCCTTCCAAGAGCGCGATGAAGCACGAACGCATTTCCTTGCCACCATCAGCCATGAACTGAAAACACCGTTAGCGAGCACCGATCTAGGGCTCGGCCTCCTGGAGAACAGCCCGACTTTGGGCGACGAGCAACGCGCGATACTCGATGACCTTCGCAAAGATCATCAGCGTTTGGTGCGTATCGTAAGCGAACTGCTGGATCTTACGCAGATCGAGACCGGTCGCATCCGTGTGGCGTTGGATGATCATTCCTTGAGCGCGATCGTGCACAAGGCCGTTAGTGCACTTCACACTGCAGCTGATGCAAAGCAGGTGCGGATCGACGTCCAGTTATTACCAGACGACCTACTCGTACACGCGGATGCCGAAAAATCCTCGTGGGCGCTGATCAACCTGTTGAGCAACGCGGTGCGCCACAGTCCGCCGCAAAGCACTATCTCATTGACCTGCAAGATACAAGGTAACACCGTGCTTCTTTCGGTAAGCGACCAAGGTCCCGGCCTTACGGATGAGCAGCACGCTCACCTCTTTGAGCGCTTCAACCCACATGCGACCAGTGGGAGTGGATTGGGCTTATCCATTGCTCGGGATTTCATGCGCGCCATGAATGGTGAAATATCCCTCTCGGCCACCAGTGAAAAAGGCTCGGTGTTCACCATTCGCTTTGAATGTGCTTCCACAGGATAG
- a CDS encoding sigma-54-dependent Fis family transcriptional regulator: protein MTGPFRLLIIDDEPQLRNMLRRVFEGEGYAVTTAETGAIGLLRMKETPFPVVLCDVKLPDANGVELTSALRSIAPSAEVIVMTAFGSIPDAVQAMRNGAFQYLVKGDDNAKLLPTVSAALQQANSRDIVPLEVSSDPFAGVIGRSSAIQQTIALARKVAPTEATVLLTGTTGVGKEVFANAIHAASARAGHVMLAVNCSALSGELLESELFGHVAGAFTGAGKDKKGLIEAAKGGTLFLDEIGEMPLALQAKILRVLETGDYIRVGDTVPRKADVRFLAATHRDLAFDSTNGRFREDLYYRLAAFVIRIPGLAERPTDIELLAKFFLQRFATKLRKPITGIDSATLELLSAHAWPGQVRELRNVIERACILCDAPLLDAPSLPLELQRPRSNSSTSPVYDLEHVEREHIRRVLQHTGGNKTLAAALLGIGITTLYAKLKKWEG from the coding sequence ATGACCGGACCTTTCCGCCTGCTCATAATCGATGACGAGCCACAACTACGGAATATGCTCCGGCGTGTTTTCGAAGGCGAGGGCTATGCCGTTACAACTGCTGAGACCGGTGCTATCGGCCTTTTACGGATGAAGGAAACACCCTTTCCCGTCGTGCTATGCGACGTGAAATTGCCGGATGCCAACGGCGTAGAATTGACGAGTGCACTTCGCTCGATCGCACCATCCGCAGAAGTCATCGTAATGACCGCCTTCGGCTCGATCCCCGATGCAGTTCAGGCCATGCGGAACGGCGCATTCCAATACTTGGTGAAAGGGGATGACAACGCGAAGTTGCTTCCCACGGTCAGCGCCGCGCTCCAACAAGCGAACAGCCGGGATATCGTTCCGCTTGAAGTCTCCTCGGATCCGTTCGCGGGTGTGATCGGTCGTTCGTCCGCCATACAACAGACCATCGCGCTTGCCCGGAAAGTGGCGCCAACGGAAGCCACTGTGCTATTGACCGGGACCACCGGCGTAGGGAAAGAAGTATTTGCGAATGCCATCCATGCAGCCAGCGCACGCGCGGGACACGTAATGCTAGCCGTGAACTGCAGCGCACTCAGTGGCGAGCTTTTGGAAAGTGAGCTTTTCGGCCATGTGGCAGGTGCATTCACCGGAGCGGGAAAAGACAAAAAGGGATTGATCGAAGCTGCTAAAGGAGGCACGCTTTTCCTGGATGAGATCGGGGAAATGCCTTTGGCGCTACAGGCCAAAATTCTGCGCGTACTCGAGACGGGCGATTACATCCGCGTAGGGGACACAGTTCCTCGAAAAGCCGATGTTCGCTTTTTAGCTGCTACGCACCGAGACCTCGCATTCGATAGTACCAATGGTCGCTTCCGCGAAGACCTCTATTACCGGCTGGCCGCGTTCGTCATCCGCATACCCGGCCTAGCGGAAAGACCTACGGACATCGAATTGCTTGCAAAGTTCTTTTTGCAGCGCTTCGCCACCAAGCTCCGAAAACCGATCACAGGTATCGACAGCGCTACCTTGGAATTATTGTCCGCGCATGCATGGCCGGGCCAAGTGCGCGAACTGCGGAACGTGATCGAACGTGCATGCATCCTCTGCGACGCGCCGCTCTTGGATGCGCCCTCCTTGCCGCTTGAATTACAGCGGCCCCGCAGCAACTCGTCCACCTCTCCGGTCTACGATCTTGAGCATGTGGAACGCGAACACATCCGTCGCGTGCTGCAACACACCGGTGGCAACAAAACGTTGGCTGCAGCTTTGCTGGGGATCGGTATCACCACGCTTTATGCGAAATTGAAGAAGTGGGAAGGATAA
- a CDS encoding T9SS type A sorting domain-containing protein, translating to MRSTGLLSGLLYITTSVSSIGQVIDKGFEFSNDVGSSAGVQASLGGEGAVQTAVPMGPKYSGARFHRGALLGGTDPSHDPVLMNATGPSGTEPQGDVTLTDVILNGTWSFTAYCNGQETNLIGGTVYNNDIEYTSGSMRMRLFYSTTGYLGGSISGWAIFTYMFASVLSPGQQYATIDLYSPWTDTPPTGTYYPTLLLEEHYQGQFYIIDYLNFPSVTHNCSVGIEENEENDAVVLYPNPVEDQLTIETEQGVSSSAVELYTMEGRLVRQQSLIQEKMEIDISDLGEGIYTAKVITARGAVLKRFVKN from the coding sequence ATGAGATCAACAGGACTTCTTTCAGGATTGCTTTATATAACCACCAGTGTTTCGTCCATTGGTCAAGTTATTGACAAAGGTTTCGAATTTTCGAATGATGTCGGCAGTAGTGCTGGTGTACAAGCTTCTCTCGGAGGGGAAGGTGCCGTGCAGACCGCTGTTCCCATGGGGCCGAAGTACTCAGGTGCAAGGTTCCATCGCGGAGCTTTGTTAGGAGGAACGGATCCCAGCCACGATCCTGTTTTGATGAACGCTACGGGTCCAAGTGGTACAGAGCCACAAGGTGACGTCACGTTAACCGATGTCATTTTGAACGGAACTTGGTCGTTTACAGCTTATTGTAATGGGCAAGAAACGAACCTCATTGGAGGCACTGTATACAATAATGACATCGAATACACTAGCGGTTCGATGAGAATGAGGTTGTTTTACTCTACAACCGGATATTTGGGAGGTTCAATATCGGGATGGGCCATCTTTACCTATATGTTTGCCAGCGTTCTTTCTCCGGGGCAGCAGTATGCCACCATAGATCTATATTCCCCATGGACCGATACGCCACCTACAGGAACTTATTATCCAACCCTTTTACTTGAGGAGCATTATCAGGGACAATTTTATATAATTGACTATCTGAATTTTCCGTCCGTTACGCATAACTGTAGCGTTGGCATAGAGGAAAATGAGGAAAACGATGCAGTGGTTCTTTATCCAAATCCGGTGGAAGATCAGCTCACGATCGAGACTGAACAAGGGGTGTCAAGTAGCGCGGTAGAACTCTACACCATGGAAGGTCGACTCGTTCGTCAACAGTCGCTGATCCAGGAGAAAATGGAAATAGATATTTCTGATCTGGGCGAAGGCATTTACACAGCGAAGGTGATAACCGCACGCGGAGCTGTATTGAAGCGGTTCGTCAAAAACTGA